From Lolium perenne isolate Kyuss_39 chromosome 5, Kyuss_2.0, whole genome shotgun sequence, a single genomic window includes:
- the LOC127298869 gene encoding uncharacterized protein, with product MGLADAARARLLGALRPWLAADPGELRVDLGPLRCRAVARGLDLGAAALSAPGPSSFPATVDRAAVAEVELAASPWAAPALNAVLRGVHVSLTLREPAPRRQRPDIKEWISKEKKRVIASMDPQGEMLHEMIEGIVRSLEDKVTSVFSSALLNCSQVRIDDITIQVRYLDDSHVLVLRATDLQFGPELVSRSSLFRGLVGSSISSRKKNHLLVKCDDFEFMLKENDRTDGTASFTGLSACVNLNNLQPADFSIHVPNACCKISPKAITSLMVVLDITSQKEDYGIRSGRELWKIAAQKLDSSIVGQRFSLSKALRCATFWQSYVHAYVLLLSLVGYPSDKVIKENCSRVSRNRKVLEAIRDHWVNVLELEEKIPVEAIARARRVARSKLIMSQQQNKQESSKTFLVCSMMKILSPILCLWRFLVFIFWSVWRTRDSGNKAPRSSGNNFPSVSYDSDMEFQFSVHLGELSVILLPIADHFTSIKRLTNGRRSYRVNLPSMHLVMKSSCLLYSAGCTTQSLFFVVGELKTFLAGVPKLVRADNSNKPSRNSSFKTSEFAEDTDSKMILWSDPASMHPFSKNQADEFSHSDDSTTAVLGSGMEELWREWMVISTVYNKSGVMHHEKPSVIFELKSYVIDPYKSASGFQQCRFTVGKLNLDLDYECASSTYMLHRQFIHYKQLKELNGKLPDLSNSTGAGVTPTSGLGDTLRSLTQRMKIVMSDAIPENTLHIAALLAGPSIRISFDKNNLLQNCKSKFVPLFSQMNDKSCIVLSLAYVECAMWPASLSTPLRSNSYVKETHNTFCEKAVQEPAYLAAESSARHFYSGNIVLDAYFKLAGFSLLIDNIEANQQCHVFGPMSANFQLSTDRKYVYSFFVARNVLSMNLGGGIAGCIALFYMDELFTVCQLVESMQLVALNSDLVNVKYSEDFIGRLVSFCNKNTTGSTRDLGVDIISQEAPFDSHTELVVEVELELESTCIIFSASRGGLFPNPAAFVNNIITYISGSPIFEGISTQELLEMLALGVGFCIRSSSLKLLLGGQSADIHVSISGIQSLIIENELECTTALDGLPYNKNQLIITECIFHVCIDPTKDRLTNEEIENESRSGRISDSWGICYSIEIEFTEIYIGDRRIHKYLTEVNQPSKQKISLVIHDNLKIFKCKIQGGLIFLETMLLAKLVSCCKFYFWLLMDLPLCATSNIAEDSVTAVSTRSDPNVRNTYTEGEVSPVSVVFHSQSEESQLSAVKCLDIDLSRISLTFAVVDESGIYQGLTLEVDASLQLLNFGMKMFFEVKHLSVSTISSMPKTTREQYRDVPAPRFRSSKSIALTSQSEIQEYLPSNGVDNATRDRDAPPSSTSSVEGSTGNTSIEFSSHKSFILSHFSTSLKIEKKELDGDSNLMCLSGDWFGKGFVSGLEVAISLSSIEMISSLLAPFQGMLSSTSSQKEIEIGDTVQQEQLDNIDYTIPDGAIVAIRDLDQQMYVSVKKTGIEYEVVGAYHYSLAGEHALFRVKHHKTWRSDTPYISLLSLHAKVDEGKELALSFSQGSDLVEVSSFVDKPCSLWNTSPLGFDSFEDDDDDVKSCKVISSSSYHLVNKKNNYGIAFVDGLLEFVKKPGNPFKVKVLDESLFSDVARLIVPNTNLDGNSYLDLEDELPSALMDRLEAGASSQHITMSIDKISFTITHEVFDTGDVFPLVQNCISDIRVVTQIYPSKTRILSSFKVSGQYYDARKDMWENLISPITSYVFFRFRFSNEDPVTGRSRTPLRFYFHLKQVDIFINELSIDVLLYLVGKLDLMGPYAVRNSAIFPNCCKIENNSRLALVCHFQNNGDAIVPGQQSTSVFLRHLIVDDNRPHDRSAVSFSLFKEGAFSTAPINISLHEPGIFAWRTLVSSLKDSRRFSGPFVVVKVSQNSVEGLSLSVEPLLRIYNKSDFPLELRFQRPQKTNEEAAFVTVRCGDMVDESTGVFDAMDLSGGPKKALMALALGNFMLSIRPEISEHSDLSRETIVQWSEDITGEKAIRISGVIDKLNYNLRKAFSIDSMKSSFSSLSCPVSIDGQHVTDLHFLIHTLGRDVPLQPTNGSRVSGRSASVALQLQREIFIYPTVQVYNFLQTDIHVLLTDSQPENIREDNYGLVGKQATITSGSSAYFYVNPAMFNFSVTLISYGSKSKVANSGDWVKRMQKQTAQAQFLDLELEFGPGKFHSSLRLLRQEKGLLEVALFTRYTLQNASDYSLLCTASDQKSLPASVTGKDNINLPPQNGCILSSMSMSSWFTKSNKLRISLHEEKGSEAFIDLEALSGFTEFFLEIHDSVLPHRVAAFGMSLQPVIYGLPVSSQVVLIVPRYVISNESATAVAVRQCLVQDDMDGLTIEAKQRATLQTWKPGKKREGNYFDLFLKKHKNISEDSHIFIQFSPKETGYSWSGPICVSSIGRFFMKFRRSEGMETDVIKGDTLQDGKLKKFASVDIVQENTSFVLHFTKPPKVALPYRVENCLNEASIMYFQKDSDESDMLHPQDSEQYAWDDLSLPRKLVVRIVDTPALREIKIDKISPWKPFLKMRQTSRLNLDFSFSNGLSSGKQGYDDSFGLRVFKIGYEVYADGLTRVLRICEHVENPKAEKVQRPIARAQFRISYMCIHLLDKSQSDERLQSPSTILTARLQHLSADSVITDRYKHISVAIYSLNVDEKWDGASFGSVLRMNKLQGDALSESILRIVFVLNSTNSSVKQVHYCAIILQPIDLKVDERTLMKLVPFWRTSLAPTGTPSTQFYFRKFEVHPIKIIASFRPGSPHTSYSSAQEALSALLHSVIKVPEISNSSVELNGVLLNHALVTFRELFLKCAQHYSWYALRAIYVTKGSLLLPPSFASIFDDSASSVLDVFFDPSDGSLNLPGLTIGMFKFISKNMKSGGTKRYLGDLGKTVKTASSNALFAAITEVSDNVVKGAETNGLNGMVTGFHRGILRLAMEPSVLGQAIMEGGPDRKIKLDRSAGLDELYIEGYLQAMLEVMYKQEYLRVRVVDDQVFLKNLPPNSALINEIVENVKSFLVSKGLLKGDASTVRSWRRLRNEPEWKIAPTVITLCEHLFVGFAVRVLHREATKAIAEITSKVKQSSTGSEGEAESSSSEGALVKRGRLWTVGRFAASGVVAYVDGRLCRHIPNPIARRIVSGFLLSFIERRDDE from the exons ATGGGCCTCGCGGACGCGGCGCGCGCGCGGCTGCTGGGCGCGCTGCGGCCGTGGCTGGCGGCGGACCCGGGGGAGCTGCGGGTGGACCTGGGCCCGCTCCGCTGCCGCGCCGTCGCGCGCGGGCTCGACCTCGGCGCCGCCGCGCTCTCCGCGCCGGGCCCCTCCTCCTTCCCCGCCACCGTCGACCGGGCGGCCGTCGCCGAGGTCGAGCTCGCCGCCTCGCCCTGGGCCGCCCCCGCGCTCAACGCCGTCCTACGCGGCGTCCACGTCTCCCTCACCCTCAG GGAGCCCGCGCCACGGAGGCAGCGGCCGGACATCAAGGAATGGATCTCCAAGGAGAAGAAGCGGGTGATTGCATCAATGGACCCTCAG GGTGAAATGTTGCATGAGATGATTGAAGGCATAGTTAGATCCCTGGAAGATAAGGTTACATCGGTATTTTCCAGTGCACTTCTGAACTGTAGTCAGGTGCGGATTGATGATATCACAATACAAGTACGATATCTTGATGACTCCCATGTTTTGGTATTGAGGGCAACCGACTTACAGTTTGGCCCTGAGCTTGTTTCTCGCAGTTCTCTGTTCAGAGGATTAGTTGGGTCTTCTATATCATCTAGAAAGAAGAATCACCTTCTTGTTAAATGTGATGATTTTGAGTTTATGCTGAAGGAGAATGATCGTACAGATGGCACTGCATCTTTCACCGGCTTGTCTGCTTGTGTTAATTTGAATAATCTCCAACCTGCTGATTTTAGCATCCATGTTCCTAATGCATGCTGCAAAATTTCACCAAAAGCTATTACTTCACTGATGGTAGTATTGGATATTACGAGCCAAAAGGAAGACTACGGGATTAGGAGTGGTCGAGAGCTCTGGAAAATTGCTGCGCAAAAGCTTGACAGCTCAATAGTGGGCCAAAGATTTTCTTTAAGCAAGGCCTTAAGATGTGCTACTTTCTGGCAGTCCTATGttcatgcttatgtgttgttgctATCATTAGTCGGATATCCCTCTGACAAGGTAATAAAGGAGAACTGCAGTAGGGTATCAAGAAACAGGAAAGTGTTGGAAGCTATCAGAGATCACTGGGTAAATGTGCTTGAGTTGGAGGAGAAAATTCCTGTTGAAGCTATCGCTAGAGCACGTCGTGTTGCACGTTCAAAACTTATCATGTCACAGCAGCAGAACAAGCAAGAATCATCAAAAACATTTCTGGTTTGTTCTATGATGAAAATTCTATCTCCTATTTTATGTTTATGGAGGTTTCTTGTATTCATATTCTGGTCAGTGTGGAGAACTAGGGATTCTGGAAATAAAGCACCTAGATCCAGCGGAAATAATTTTCCTAGCGTTTCTTATGATTCAGACATGGAGTTTCAGTTCAGTGTCCACCTTGGGGAACTCTCCGTGATCTTGTTACCTATTGCTGATCACTTCACCAGTATAAAAAGGTTGACCAATGGAAGGAGGAGTTATCGCGTCAATTTACCTTCGATGCATCTTGTAATGAAATCATCATGCTTACTTTACTCAGCTGGTTGCACCACACAGTCGTTGTTTTTTGTTGTTGGGGAACTGAAGACTTTCCTCGCTGGTGTCCCAAAGTTGGTACGAGCGGATAATAGCAACAAACCTAGTAGGAATTCATCTTTTAAAACATCAGAGTTTGCTGAAGACACTGATTCTAAGATGATCCTCTGGAGTGATCCTGCCAGTATGCACCCATTTTCCAAAAACCAAGCTGATGAATTTTCCCACAGTGATGATTCTACCACTGCTGTTCTAGGGAGTGGTATGGAGGAACTATGGAGGGAATGGATGGTAATTAGCACTGTATACAATAAATCTGGTGTGATGCATCATGAAAAGCCTTCTGTTATTTTTGAACTTAAATCATATGTCATCGATCCTTACAAAAGTGCGAGTGGGTTTCAGCAATGTAGATTCACAGTCGGGAAACTAAACCTAGATTTGGATTATGAGTGTGCTTCATCAACTTATATGCTGCATAGACAGTTCATACACTACAAACAGCtgaaagagctaaacggaaagttaCCAGACCTTTCGAACAGTACTGGTGCTGGTGTAACTCCTACAAGTGGATTAGGTGATACATTGAGATCATTGACTCAGAGAATGAAAATTGTGATGTCGGATGCTATTCCGGAAAATACCCTTCATATTGCAGCACTGCTCGCCGGTCCCAGTATCCGGATATCCTTTGACAAAAATAATTTGTTACAAAATTGCAAAAGTAAGTTTGTGCCCCTGTTTTCTCAGATGAATGACAAGTCCTGCATAGTTCTCAGTCTGGCATATGTGGAATGTGCTATGTGGCCAGCATCTCTGTCTACTCCCCTGAGATCTAATTCATATGTCAAAGAAACACATAATACATTTTGTGAGAAGGCAGTGCAAGAACCTGCCTATCTTGCAGCGGAAAGTAGTGCAAGGCATTTTTATTCAGGGAATATTGTGTTGGATGCTTACTTCAAATTGGCTGGCTTCTCTCTTCTGATAGATAATATAGAAGCCAATCAGCAGTGTCATGTTTTTGGACCGATGTCGGCCAATTTCCAGCTATCAACAGACAG GAAGTATGTTTATTCCTTCTTTGTGGCTAGAAATGTTCTGTCAATGAACTTAGGTGGAGGAATTGCTGGCTGTATAGCTTTGTTCTACATGGACGAACTGTTTACAGTTTGCCAG CTTGTTGAAAGCATGCAGTTGGTGGCATTGAATTCTGACTTGGTTAATGTTAAGTATTCTGAAGATTTTATTGGAAGGCTAGTATCGTTTTGCAATAAAAATACTACGGGGAGCACAAGAGATCTTGGTGTTGATATTATTTCCCAGGAAGCACCATTCGACTCTCATACAGAACTCGTGGTCGAAGTGGAACTTGAATTGGAATCAACATGCATCATCTTTAGTGCTTCCCGTGGTGGACTTTTCCCAAATCCTGCGGCCTTTGTCAACAATATCATAACCTACATCAGTGGCTCACCCATATTTGAGGGCATATCAACACAGGAATTGCTTGAAATGTTAGCTTTGGGTGTTGGGTTCTGCATCAGAAGTTCTTCTCTGAAACTTCTGCTTGGCGGACAAAGTGCAGACATCCATGTTAGTATCTCTGGAATTCAGTCTTTGATAATTGAGAACGAACTTGAATGCACAACGGCACTTGATGGTTTACCATATAACAAGAACCAGTTGATTATAACAGAATGCATCTTTCATGTGTGTATTGATCCCACTAAAGACAGGTTGACCAATGAGGAAATAGAAAATGAATCTAGAAGTGGTCGCATTTCTGATTCTTGGGGAATTTGCTATTCTATTGAAATTGAATTTACTGAGATTTATATTGGAGACCGCAGAATTCATAAGTATTTAACTGAAGTAAATCAGCCCAGCAAACAGAAGATCTCTCTGGTGATCCATGATAATCTAAAGATTTTCAAATGCAAAATCCAG GGTGGCTTGATATTTCTTGAAACAATGCTCTTAGCTAAGTTAGTTTCCTGCTGCAAATTTTACTTCTGGTTGCTTATGGATCTCCCATTGTGTGCAACTTCAAATATAGCCGAAGATTCAGTAACTGCAGTCTCTACAAGAAGTGACCCTAATGTGAGGAACACCTATACAGAAGGGGAAGTATCACCTGTGTCTGTAGTTTTTCATTCACAAAGTGAGGAATCCCAGTTGAGTGCTGTCAAATGTCTAGATATTGATTTATCTCGGATTTCTCTTACATTTGCTGTGGTGGATGAATCTG GTATATATCAGGGATTAACTCTTGAGGTTGATGCAAGCCTTCAACTACTGAATTTTGGCATGAAGATGTTTTTTGAAGTGAAGCATCTTTCAGTCTCCACTATTAGTAGTATGCCCAAGACTACCCGTGAGCAATATAGAGATGTGCCAGCACCCCGTTTTCGGTCCAGCAAGTCTATTGCTCTTACATCTCAGTCTgaaattcaagaatatcttccatCCAACGGAGTGGATAATGCTACCCGTGATCGTGATGCTCCTCCAAGTTCAACTTCTTCCGTGGAAGGTTCAACGGGCAACACATCAATTGAATTTTCTTCACATAAGAGTTTTATCCTCAGCCATTTCTCTACTTCTCTTAAGATCGAGAAGAAAGAATTGGATGGAGATTCTAATTTGATGTGTTTAAGTGGTGATTGGTTTGGAAAGGGTTTTGTTTCTGGTTTGGAGGTGGCAATCTCATTATCAAGCATTGAG ATGATCTCTTCATTACTTGCTCCTTTTCAAGGAATGCTGAGTTCTACCTCATCTCAGAAGGAAATAGAGATTGGTGACACTGTTCAACAAGAGCAGCTGGATAATATTGATTATACTATACCTGATG GAGCAATTGTGGCTATACGAGATCTTGATCAACAGATGTATGTATCAGTCAAAAAAACTGGAATAGAATATGAAGTGGTCGGTGCATACCATTATTCCCTTGCTGGTGAACACGCATTATTTAGG GTGAAACACCATAAGACATGGAGATCAGACACACCATATATTTCTCTTTTATCTTTACATGCAAAAGTTGATGAAGGCAAAGAACTGGCCCTTAGTTTCTCTCAAGGATCAGATTTGGTTGAAGTTTCTTCATTTGTTGACAAACCTTGTTCACTGTGGAACACATCTCCTCTCGGGTTTGATAGTTTTGAGGATGACGACGATGATGTCAAATCTTGCAAGGTTATCTCAAGTAGTTCTTACCACCTTGTGAACAAGAAAAACAACTATGGCATTGCATTTGTGGATGGGCTACTGGAATTTGTTAAAAAGCCAGGAAATCCATTTAAGGTGAAGGTTTTAGATGAATCCCTATTCTCGGATGTTGCAAGGCTCATTGTTCCCAATACGAACTTGGATGGTAACTCTTATCTAGATCTGGAAGATGAGTTGCCTTCTGCTCTAATGGATAGGTTGGAAGCTGGTGCAAGTTCACAGCATATAACCATGAGTATTGATAAGATAAGTTTTACCATTACCCATGAAGTGTTTGATACTGGTGATGTTTTTCCACTTGTCCAAAACTGCATAAGTGATATCCGTGTTGTTACACAAATATACCCATCCAAGACCAGGATTCTAAGTTCATTCAAAGTTTCAGGGCAGTACTATGATGCACGCAAAGATATGTG GGAGAACCTAATATCACCTATCACCTCCTATGTGTTCTTCCGATTTAGATTTTCCAACGAAGATCCAGTTACTGGACGTAGCAGGACACCACTCCGTTTTTACTTTCATTTAAAACAG GTGGATATTTTTATAAATGAGCTTTCAATTGACGTGCTGCTTTATTTGGTTGGGAAGTTAGACTTGATGGGTCCATATGCTGTGAGAAACTCAGCTATTTTTCCTAACTGCTGCAAG ATAGAGAACAACTCAAGGCTGGCACTTGTATGTCATTTTCAAAATAATGGGGATGCAATAGTTCCTGGGCAACAGTCAACTTCAGTTTTCTTGAG ACACTTAATAGTTGATGATAATCGCCCACATGATCGGAGCGCGGTTTCTTTTTCTTTATTCAAGGAAGGGGCATTTTCAACTGCTCCAATCAATATTTCTCTCCATGAGCCTGGCATCTTCGCATGGAGAACCCTAGTATCATCTCTCAAAG ATTCAAGGCGCTTCTCTGGACCATTTGTTGTGGTCAAGGTGTCCCAGAATTCTGTG GAAGGTTTATCCCTTTCAGTCGAACCTTTGTTGAGGATATATAATAAGAGTGACTTTCCTCTTGAACTTCGGTTTCAGAGGCCACAAAAAACTAATGAAGAAGCAGCGTTTGTCACAGTTAGATGTGGTGACATGGTTGATGAATCTACTGGAGTATTTGACGCGATGGATCTATCTGGAGGACCCAAAAAAGCGTTGATGGCTCTAGCTCTCG GAAATTTTATGCTGTCAATTAGACCTGAGATTTCCGAGCACTCTGATCTTAGCCGTGAAACTATAGTGCAGTGGTCCGAAGACATAACCGGCGAAAAAGCAATCCGCATATCTGGTGTCATAGATAAACTTAATTATAACCTAAGGAAAGCCTTCAGTATTGATTCCATGAAGTCTTCTTTCAGCTCTTTGAGTTGCCCTGTTTCTATTGATGGTCAACACGTAACGGATCTTCATTTCTTAATCCATACTCTGGGTAGAGATGTGCCTTTGCAGCCTACAAATGGTTCACGTGTATCTGGCAGAAGCGCATCGGTGGCATTACAGTTGCAGAGAGAAATTTTTATATACCCGACTGTCCAAGTGTACAATTTCTTGCAGACAGACATACATGTGCTTCTGACTGACTCCCAACCAG AGAATATCAGAGAAGATAATTATGGTCTCGTCGGAAAGCAGGCAACGATTACAAGTGGTTCAAGTGCTTACTTCTATGTGAATCCTGCCATGTTCAATTTTTCAGTCACACtaatttcatatggttcaaagtcCAAGGTAGCTAATAGTGGTGATTGGGTGAAGAGAATGCAAAAGCAGACAGCTCAGGCTCAATTCCTTGATCTGGAGTTAGAATTTGGTCCTGGGAAGTTTCATTCTTCTTTAAGATTATTGCGTCAAGAGAAAGGCTTGCTTGAG GTTGCTCTTTTCACAAGATATACATTACAAAATGCCAGTGACTACTCCTTGCTGTGCACAGCTTCCGATCAAAAATCACTACCTGC GTCTGTAACTGGAAAAGACAATATTAATCTTCCTCCACAGAATGGTTGTATTTTGTCCTCGATGTCAATGAGCTCCTGGTTTACAAA GTCAAACAAACTGCGAATAAGCCTGCATGAAGAGAAAGGGTCAGAAGCTTTTATTGATTTAGAAGCATTATCTGGCTTCACTGAATTTTTTCTGGAGATCCATGATAGTGTATTGCCCCATCGTGTGGCAGCTTTTGGCATGTCTTTACAACCTGTTATTTATGGCTTGCCTGTGTCATCACAAGTCGTATTAATCGTGCCAAGATATGTTATCTCAAATGAGTCCGCTACTGCAGTTGCTGTTCGCCAATGTCTTGTTCAG GATGACATGGATGGATTGACAATTGAAGCTAAACAGAGGGCTACCTTACAGACATGGAAACCTGGAAAAAAGCGAGAAGGAAACTACTTCGATTTGTTTCTAAAGAAGCACAAAAATATATCCGAGGATTCACACATATTTATCCAGTTTTCTCCAAAAGAAACAGGATATAGTTGGTCCGGACCAATTTGTGTTTCATCAATTGGCCGTTTTTTCATGAAATTTAGAAGATCAGAAGGCATGGAAACAGATGTTATTAAAGGAGACACTTTACAAGATGGGAAGCTGAAAAAGTTTGCTTCTGTTGATATTGTTCAAGAGAATACGTCTTTTGTTCTACACTTCACTAAGCCACCAAAGGTTGCACTACCATATCGGGTAGAGAATTGCTTGAATGAAGCATCTATCATGTATTTCCAGAAG GATTCAGATGAATCGGATATGTTACACCCTCAAGACTCGGAACAGTATGCATGGGATGACTTGAGTTTACCCCGCAAGTTGGTTGTGCGCATTGTTG ATACACCGGCACTGCGTGAAATTAAAATTGACAAAATCAGTCCATGGAAGCCATTCCTGAAGATGCGTCAAACTAGCAGGCTCAATCTGGATTTCTCGTTCAGTAATGGACTcagttcaggaaaacaaggatatGATGATTCATTTGGACTGAGGGTGTTTAAGATAGGATATGAAGTGTATGCCGATGGTTTAACAAGAGTTCTACGGATATGTGAACATGTAGAGAATCCCAAAGCTGAGAAAGTCCAACGGCCTATAGCACGTGCACAGTTCAGAATTTCTTATATGTGtattcatcttcttgataagagccAG AGCGACGAAAGGCTCCAATCACCTTCTACAATATTAACGGCAAGACTTCAGCATTTATCTGCTGATTCAGTTATCACAGATAGATACAAGCATATCTCTGTTGCAATTTAT TCATTAAATGTGGATGAAAAGTGGGATGGAGCTTCCTTTGGGTCAGTTCTCAGGATGAACAAACTTCAGGGTGATGCTCTCAGTGAAAGTATTCTTCGTATAGTTTTTGTACTCAATTCAACCAATTCCAGTGTCAAACAAGTCCACTACTGTGCCATAATTCTACAG CCTATTGATTTGAAAGTTGATGAGAGAACATTAATGAAGCTTGTACCATTCTGGAGAACATCCCTTGCTCCTACTGGTACACCGAGCACACAATTTTATTTTAGAAAATTCGAAGTACATCCAATTAAG ATCATTGCAAGCTTTCGTCCTGGAAGTCCACACACATCTTACAGCTCTGCTCAAGAGGCTCTGAGTGCATTGTTGCACAGCGTTATAAAG GTGCCTGAGATAAGTAATTCATCAGTGGAGCTCAATGGTGTTCTCCTAAATCATGCTTTGGTTACATTCCGTGAGCTATTTCTAAAATGTGCCCAGCACTATTCATG GTATGCCCTGAGGGCAATCTATGTAACAAAGGGAAGCTTGCTGCTTCCTCCATCTTTCGCCTCGATCTTTGATGACTCTGCTTCATCTGTTCTTGATGTTTTCTTTGACCCTTCTGATGGTTCACTCAACCTTCCTGGTCTTACTATAG GCATGTTTAAGTTTATAAGCAAAAATATGAAATCAGGTGGAACAAAGCGGTACCTTGGTGATCTTGGGAAAACT GTCAAAACTGCAAGTTCAAATGCTCTCTTTGCTGCTATCACGGAAGTTTCAGATAACGTTGTAAAAGGAGCAGAAACAAATGGTTTAAATGGCATG GTTACTGGCTTCCACAGAGGTATCTTGAGGTTAGCAATGGAGCCATCTGTGTTAGGGCAGGCTATAATGGAGGGTGGTCCAGACAGAAAGATCAAACTTGATCGCAGCGCTGGACTTGATGAG CTATACATCGAAGGGTACCTACAAGCTATGCTGGAAGTCATGTATAAACAAGAATACCTTCGTGTCAGGGTGgttgatgaccag GTTTTCCTGAAAAATCTACCACCAAATAGTGCTCTCATAAATGAGATTGTGGAAAATGTGAAGAGCTTTCTTGTGAGCAAGGGATTGTTGAAAGGAGATGCTTCTACAGTTCGCTCTTGGCGCCGTTTGCGAAATGAGCCT GAATGGAAGATTGCCCCGACGGTGATCACCCTGTGCGAGCACCTGTTTGTGGGCTTCGCCGTGCGCGTGCTGCACCGGGAAGCCACCAAGGCCATCGCCGAGATCACGTCCAAAGTAAAGCAGTCATCCACAGGTAGCGAAGGCGAAGCTGAATCCTCGTCCAGCGAAGGAGCCCTGGTGAAGCGGGGCAGGCTGTGGACCGTGGGAAGGTTCGCGGCTTCAGGCGTGGTCGCCTATGTCGACGGCCGGCTGTGCCGCCACATACCCAACCCCATCGCCAGGAGGATCGTGAGCGGGTTCCTCCTGAGCTTCATCGAGAGGAGAGACGACGAGTAG